The following coding sequences lie in one Yoonia sp. G8-12 genomic window:
- the cobN gene encoding cobaltochelatase subunit CobN has translation MHLLAATPGAISDGTEPVDLGQTPADVVIISAADTELAALAEARAEMTAPPTLRLANLMHLTHPMSVDLHLDDCATKSRLVIARILGGAGYWKYGLTQYAARLRAAGIPFAALPGDDKPDPELRELSTVSAADYDTLWSYLVEGGPENSINLLAYAKTMLDGGDKPNPPRPLLRAGVYWPGAGIADLQAAQSGWIAAAPVVPIIFYRALVQGGGLNPINRLTRSLSRAGLNPLPIFVASLKDPVSTATLDRIFEAAPPDVILNCTAFAVGSPHDGDDSPQNPLLSNDAPIFQVILSGAAEASWSEGLHGLTARDIAMNVALPEVDGRILSRAVSFKGEAFFDEATECPIATYQARGDRIDFVTQLTKNWANLRRTPPAKKKTALVLANYPNKDGRLANGVGLDTPAATVHVMHLLKADGHDVAPPADSAALMAQIMAGPTNWLTDRADKDGGELLPLDIYNQYFDTLPWDIKEQIISRWGKPEDDPFIILPEKLPPEAPTEPASTSFALSIHRFGNVVVGLQPARGYNIDPTDTYHSPDLVPPHNYLAFYFWLRHHWGADAIVHMGKHGNLEWLPGKAVALSETCWPEAVFGPTPHIYPFIVNDPGEGTQAKRRTSAVIIDHLTPPLTRAESYGPLRDLEALVDEYYEAAGVDPRRIDHLRGEILSLSDVTGLAKDAGFTGDKDGDLGKLDAYLCELKEAQIRDGLHIFGQSPTGQQERDLAIALARVPRGNGKGKDASLLRAMAADLELTIDPLDCDMAGIPPEKPDALNDGTTWRTNGDTVEKLEELSQRLVTSEERPPGPMSAAVLAEIHTHILPTVQTCGRAEGSALLRALKGYFVAPGPSGAPTRGRLDVLPTGRNFYSVDSRAVPTPTAWALGWKSANLLIEKHLQDHGDWPRSLLITAWGTANMRTGGDDIAQALALMGVKPTWDSANRRVTGFEVLPQSVLGRPRVDVTLRISGFFRDAFPQLIALVDSAARAVQAMDEPDDLNPAAARTKSGEDQTRVFGSKPGAYGAGLQALIDERIWADKSDFAEAYLEWGSYAYGKGAEGRKDRKAFEARLSQAEAVVQNQDNREHDILDSDDYYQFEGGAAAAINTLQGQDRPIYHNDHSRPERPMIRTLDDEIGRVVRSRVVNPKWIDGVKRHGYKGAFEIAATVDYLFAFAATTGAVRNHHFDLVEEAFIKDEATRDFIADANAPALKEIAQRLQEAIDRNLWQPKSNSARARIAGLLT, from the coding sequence ATGCACCTGCTTGCTGCAACGCCCGGTGCGATTTCTGATGGCACTGAACCCGTTGATCTGGGGCAAACCCCTGCCGATGTGGTGATCATCTCTGCCGCAGACACCGAACTGGCCGCACTGGCCGAAGCGCGGGCAGAAATGACCGCGCCCCCCACACTGCGGTTGGCCAATTTGATGCATCTGACACACCCGATGTCGGTTGACCTACATCTGGACGATTGCGCCACAAAATCACGGCTGGTGATCGCGCGAATTCTGGGCGGTGCAGGCTATTGGAAATACGGGCTCACCCAATATGCGGCCCGCCTGCGGGCGGCGGGCATTCCTTTCGCGGCTTTACCCGGTGATGACAAACCCGATCCCGAATTGCGCGAACTCTCCACCGTCAGTGCCGCGGATTATGACACACTTTGGTCCTACCTCGTCGAAGGCGGCCCCGAAAACAGCATTAATCTACTCGCCTATGCCAAAACCATGCTGGACGGGGGTGATAAACCCAACCCGCCGCGCCCGCTCTTGCGCGCAGGGGTGTACTGGCCAGGTGCAGGCATTGCCGATCTGCAAGCGGCACAATCAGGCTGGATCGCCGCCGCACCCGTCGTGCCGATCATTTTCTACCGGGCACTGGTCCAAGGCGGAGGCCTTAATCCCATCAACCGGCTGACCCGCAGCTTATCGCGCGCAGGCCTCAACCCGCTGCCCATTTTCGTGGCCAGCCTGAAAGACCCCGTCAGCACGGCAACACTAGACCGGATCTTTGAAGCCGCACCCCCGGATGTGATCCTCAACTGTACCGCCTTCGCCGTGGGCAGCCCGCATGACGGTGACGACAGCCCGCAGAACCCGCTGCTCAGCAATGATGCCCCGATCTTCCAGGTGATCCTCTCCGGTGCTGCCGAGGCCAGCTGGAGCGAAGGTCTACACGGCCTGACCGCCCGCGACATCGCTATGAACGTGGCCCTGCCAGAGGTCGACGGTCGCATCCTGTCCCGTGCTGTCAGCTTCAAAGGCGAAGCATTCTTTGACGAGGCTACAGAATGCCCAATCGCCACGTATCAGGCACGGGGTGACAGGATCGACTTTGTCACGCAGCTTACCAAGAACTGGGCGAACCTGCGCCGGACGCCACCCGCGAAAAAGAAAACAGCACTGGTCCTCGCCAACTACCCCAACAAAGACGGGCGGCTTGCCAATGGTGTCGGACTTGATACGCCTGCTGCAACGGTACACGTGATGCACCTGCTCAAAGCCGATGGTCACGATGTCGCCCCACCTGCCGACAGCGCAGCACTCATGGCGCAAATCATGGCCGGTCCGACAAATTGGCTCACAGACCGTGCAGACAAGGACGGCGGCGAATTGCTGCCTCTCGATATCTACAACCAATACTTCGATACTCTCCCTTGGGACATCAAAGAACAGATCATCAGCCGCTGGGGTAAGCCAGAAGATGACCCCTTTATCATCTTGCCCGAAAAACTCCCGCCGGAGGCTCCAACAGAACCCGCAAGCACGAGTTTCGCCCTCAGCATCCACCGCTTCGGCAACGTTGTCGTCGGCCTGCAACCCGCACGCGGCTATAACATCGACCCAACCGATACCTACCACTCGCCCGATCTGGTGCCGCCGCACAACTATTTGGCCTTCTATTTCTGGCTACGACACCACTGGGGCGCAGATGCCATCGTCCATATGGGCAAACACGGCAATCTCGAATGGCTGCCGGGCAAGGCCGTCGCCCTGTCCGAGACATGCTGGCCCGAGGCCGTCTTTGGACCCACACCGCACATCTATCCGTTTATCGTCAACGATCCCGGCGAAGGCACGCAGGCCAAACGGCGGACATCGGCTGTCATCATCGACCACCTGACCCCGCCCCTCACACGCGCCGAAAGCTATGGGCCCCTACGCGATCTCGAAGCACTGGTTGATGAATACTACGAAGCTGCCGGCGTTGATCCGCGCCGCATTGACCATCTGCGCGGCGAAATCCTGTCACTCTCGGATGTGACGGGTCTTGCCAAGGACGCAGGCTTCACGGGCGATAAAGATGGCGATCTGGGCAAGCTTGATGCCTATCTTTGCGAACTCAAAGAAGCGCAAATCCGCGACGGTCTGCATATCTTCGGACAGTCACCAACCGGCCAACAAGAACGGGATCTTGCCATTGCATTGGCCCGCGTGCCACGTGGGAATGGCAAAGGCAAAGACGCGTCACTCTTGCGCGCCATGGCTGCTGATCTGGAACTGACGATCGATCCGCTCGACTGCGATATGGCAGGCATACCGCCGGAAAAACCTGACGCATTAAATGATGGCACCACCTGGCGCACCAATGGTGACACGGTCGAAAAACTCGAAGAACTCTCCCAACGGCTTGTCACCAGCGAAGAGCGCCCGCCAGGGCCGATGAGTGCGGCGGTACTTGCAGAAATTCACACGCATATCCTGCCGACGGTCCAAACCTGTGGCCGCGCGGAAGGGTCTGCATTGCTACGCGCACTCAAAGGCTATTTCGTCGCACCCGGCCCCTCAGGTGCCCCGACACGTGGGCGCTTGGATGTGTTGCCGACAGGCCGCAACTTCTATTCGGTCGACAGCCGCGCCGTACCAACCCCTACGGCATGGGCCTTGGGATGGAAATCCGCGAACCTGCTGATCGAAAAACACCTGCAAGATCACGGCGACTGGCCACGCAGCCTTTTGATCACCGCATGGGGGACCGCCAATATGCGTACCGGCGGCGATGATATCGCACAGGCGCTGGCCCTGATGGGCGTCAAACCCACGTGGGATAGCGCCAACAGACGGGTGACCGGCTTTGAAGTTCTACCGCAATCAGTTTTGGGGCGCCCCCGCGTGGACGTCACCCTGCGCATCTCCGGCTTTTTCCGCGATGCTTTCCCGCAATTGATTGCGCTCGTCGATAGTGCGGCCCGCGCGGTACAGGCCATGGACGAACCAGACGACTTGAACCCGGCCGCCGCACGCACCAAATCGGGCGAAGACCAGACGCGCGTCTTTGGTTCGAAACCGGGTGCCTACGGCGCTGGCCTGCAAGCGCTGATCGACGAACGGATCTGGGCCGATAAATCCGACTTTGCCGAGGCCTATCTGGAATGGGGCAGCTACGCCTACGGCAAAGGCGCTGAGGGACGCAAGGACCGAAAAGCATTTGAAGCGCGGCTGTCGCAGGCCGAAGCGGTGGTGCAAAACCAAGACAACCGCGAACACGATATTCTTGACAGCGATGATTATTACCAATTCGAAGGCGGGGCTGCCGCAGCCATCAACACGTTGCAGGGCCAAGACCGACCCATCTACCACAACGACCACTCGCGCCCCGAACGGCCCATGATCCGCACGCTCGACGATGAAATCGGACGCGTGGTGCGCAGCCGCGTGGTGAACCCCAAATGGATCGACGGGGTCAAACGGCACGGCTACAAAGGCGCGTTCGAAATCGCGGCGACGGTCGACTATCTTTTCGCCTTCGCCGCCACAACAGGGGCCGTGCGCAACCACCACTTTGATCTGGTCGAAGAGGCCTTTATCAAAGATGAGGCCACTCGGGATTTTATTGCCGATGCCAATGCGCCCGCGCTCAAGGAAATCGCCCAAAGGCTGCAAGAGGCGATTGACCGCAATTTGTGGCAACCCAAGTCGAACTCTGCCCGGGCACGCATTGCTGGACTGCTGACGTAG
- a CDS encoding NADPH-dependent FMN reductase produces the protein MTKLLGISGSLRKASTNTLLVHNAAAIFGAYEFTLADIDFPLYNGDLEEAEGIPAKVQTLSDQIAAADAVIISTPEYNKAISGSLKNALDWVSRTKGGPWNGKPVAIMSAAAGRAGGERTQFSLRLAMMAFRPDILQGPEVLVANSSNAFDENGKLTGEMYVKLLTELMDALKARI, from the coding sequence ATGACCAAATTACTTGGCATCTCTGGATCGCTGCGCAAGGCATCGACGAACACCCTTCTGGTCCACAACGCGGCCGCGATTTTCGGTGCCTATGAGTTCACCCTCGCGGACATTGATTTCCCGCTCTACAACGGTGATCTGGAAGAAGCCGAAGGCATACCCGCGAAGGTGCAAACCCTGTCGGATCAGATTGCTGCGGCGGATGCCGTGATCATCTCAACCCCCGAATATAACAAGGCAATTTCGGGATCACTGAAGAATGCACTCGATTGGGTCAGCCGCACGAAAGGCGGGCCGTGGAACGGCAAACCGGTGGCGATCATGTCGGCGGCGGCGGGTCGCGCAGGGGGCGAGCGGACGCAATTTTCGCTGCGTCTGGCGATGATGGCGTTTCGGCCTGATATCTTGCAGGGGCCAGAGGTTCTGGTCGCCAATTCCAGCAACGCGTTCGATGAGAACGGCAAACTGACGGGCGAGATGTATGTCAAACTGCTGACCGAGCTGATGGACGCTTTGAAAGCCCGCATTTGA
- a CDS encoding Lin0512 family protein gives MEQRVIIEMGMGNDLHGMDYQKAARRAIEDAIRHSTLPIFESIDLPHTEMRVQVTVAAQEPDKIDTEALKSGLPRGRAEVSVVQGGLNIPNPETGDTAVVVTAAVEAFLPSQAGKWVQT, from the coding sequence ATGGAACAACGCGTCATCATTGAAATGGGCATGGGCAACGACCTGCATGGGATGGATTACCAAAAAGCGGCACGCCGCGCGATCGAGGATGCCATCCGCCATTCAACCCTGCCCATCTTTGAAAGCATCGACCTGCCGCACACCGAAATGCGCGTGCAGGTGACGGTGGCCGCACAGGAACCTGACAAGATTGACACCGAGGCGCTGAAGTCCGGTCTGCCGCGTGGACGTGCCGAGGTCAGCGTTGTGCAGGGTGGTTTGAATATCCCGAACCCGGAAACAGGCGATACAGCTGTCGTTGTAACCGCCGCCGTGGAGGCCTTTTTGCCATCGCAGGCAGGTAAATGGGTGCAAACCTAA
- the cobO gene encoding cob(I)yrinic acid a,c-diamide adenosyltransferase → MTDDTTPQGDERHAMKMAKKKAARDKIMATKTDKKGLVIVHTGKGKGKSSAAFGMIFRCIAHDMKCAVVQFIKGGMSTGERDLILAKFSDTCAFHTMGEGFTWETQDKSRDTEMAQAAWAKAKELILDETNHMVLLDEINIAIRYDYVSAAEVVAFLRDHKPEMTHVVLTGRNAHEDLIELADLVTEMELVKHPFRAGIKAQIGVEY, encoded by the coding sequence ATGACTGATGACACCACACCACAAGGCGACGAACGCCACGCGATGAAAATGGCCAAGAAAAAGGCCGCGCGCGATAAAATCATGGCGACCAAGACCGATAAAAAGGGTCTGGTCATCGTCCATACCGGCAAAGGCAAGGGCAAATCCTCAGCTGCGTTTGGCATGATCTTTCGCTGCATCGCACACGACATGAAATGTGCCGTGGTCCAGTTCATCAAGGGCGGCATGTCCACCGGCGAACGTGACCTGATCCTTGCCAAATTCAGCGACACCTGCGCCTTCCATACCATGGGCGAAGGGTTCACTTGGGAAACACAGGACAAATCCCGCGATACCGAAATGGCGCAGGCGGCCTGGGCCAAAGCCAAAGAGCTGATCCTGGATGAAACCAACCACATGGTTCTGCTTGATGAAATCAACATAGCGATCCGCTATGACTACGTGAGCGCTGCCGAAGTGGTGGCCTTCCTACGCGACCACAAGCCTGAAATGACCCATGTCGTCCTGACCGGCCGCAATGCGCATGAGGACCTGATCGAGCTGGCAGATCTGGTTACCGAAATGGAACTGGTAAAGCACCCGTTCCGCGCGGGTATCAAAGCGCAGATCGGCGTGGAATACTAA
- a CDS encoding gamma-glutamyltransferase family protein — protein sequence MRNFHHPGRSAVYATNGMCATSHPLAAKVAVQMMEAGGNAMDGAIAGAVLLGLCEPQMTGIGGDCFVLMTPPGEDRVVALNGSGRAPAGIDAEKLRAKGDVIAPYSADAVSIPGAVDAFCRLSKDWGKLGLKAVLAPSIHYAEAGIPVAERVASDWAQSVDNLSGQAREHFLMNGAAPKAGQVFRATPQAEVLRRIASEGRAGFYEGEVAEDMVASLNALGGTHTLEDFANTSCDYTDPIMGGYGGLDLYEHPPNGQGATAILLLNILKHFDIAGMDPWGAQRAHIEAEATKLAYDTRNRFLADPEYMTRLDYMTSSDIAAKLAALIDPKKAMPAGLPGAEAVHKDTIYITVVDKDRMCVSLIYSVFHSFGSGIASDKFGVLFQNRGAGFTLQQGHPNEVGGGKRPMHTIIPAMLKKDGKVHMPFGVMGGQYQSTGHARFVTNVTDFGLSPQGAMDAPRCFAEGDTLNVEDGYSDAVKAELSALGHNVQRPETAIGGSQAILLHENGVLEGGSDPRKDGCALGY from the coding sequence ATGCGCAATTTTCACCACCCTGGCCGCTCTGCGGTTTACGCAACCAATGGCATGTGCGCCACCTCGCATCCGCTGGCCGCGAAAGTCGCCGTGCAAATGATGGAAGCAGGCGGTAACGCCATGGACGGGGCCATCGCAGGCGCAGTTCTGCTGGGCCTGTGCGAGCCGCAGATGACCGGGATCGGCGGCGATTGTTTTGTGCTGATGACACCGCCGGGCGAAGACCGGGTTGTGGCGCTGAACGGATCAGGGCGCGCACCTGCGGGGATTGATGCGGAAAAACTCCGCGCAAAGGGCGATGTGATTGCTCCATACTCCGCCGATGCCGTCAGCATCCCGGGCGCGGTTGATGCTTTCTGCCGCCTCTCCAAAGACTGGGGTAAACTGGGCCTCAAGGCCGTGCTCGCCCCCTCCATCCACTACGCCGAGGCCGGCATTCCCGTTGCCGAACGCGTGGCCTCAGACTGGGCGCAATCGGTTGATAACCTCTCGGGCCAAGCCCGCGAACATTTCCTGATGAACGGCGCAGCCCCCAAAGCGGGCCAAGTCTTCCGCGCCACACCACAGGCCGAGGTATTGCGCCGCATCGCCTCCGAAGGCCGTGCAGGTTTCTACGAAGGCGAAGTCGCCGAAGACATGGTCGCTTCGCTGAACGCGCTGGGCGGCACACACACGCTTGAAGATTTCGCAAACACGTCTTGCGACTACACGGATCCGATCATGGGCGGCTACGGCGGGCTGGACCTCTACGAGCATCCACCAAACGGGCAGGGCGCCACCGCGATCCTGCTGCTCAATATCCTGAAACATTTCGATATTGCAGGTATGGACCCTTGGGGTGCGCAACGCGCGCATATCGAGGCCGAGGCGACGAAACTTGCCTACGACACCCGCAACCGGTTCTTGGCTGATCCAGAGTATATGACGCGCCTGGATTACATGACGTCATCCGACATAGCGGCGAAACTGGCGGCGCTGATCGACCCCAAAAAAGCAATGCCTGCAGGCCTGCCCGGGGCCGAGGCCGTTCACAAAGACACCATCTACATCACCGTTGTCGACAAGGACCGCATGTGTGTGTCGCTGATCTACTCGGTCTTCCACTCTTTCGGGTCCGGCATCGCATCGGACAAATTCGGCGTGCTGTTCCAGAACCGCGGCGCAGGCTTCACCCTGCAACAAGGTCACCCCAACGAGGTTGGCGGCGGCAAGCGCCCCATGCACACGATCATCCCCGCGATGCTGAAAAAAGACGGCAAGGTCCATATGCCCTTTGGCGTGATGGGCGGGCAGTACCAATCCACAGGCCACGCACGGTTCGTGACCAACGTCACCGATTTCGGGCTGTCACCGCAAGGCGCGATGGACGCGCCACGATGCTTTGCGGAAGGCGATACGCTCAACGTTGAGGACGGTTACAGCGATGCGGTAAAGGCGGAACTCAGTGCACTGGGTCACAATGTGCAAAGGCCCGAAACGGCCATTGGCGGATCACAGGCGATCCTGCTTCACGAGAACGGTGTGCTAGAGGGCGGTAGTGATCCACGCAAGGACGGGTGCGCGTTGGGGTATTGA
- a CDS encoding GNAT family N-acetyltransferase — MIIVAQTDPHHPQATALLKQSHALMQSLFAPEDNFYLDIDDLMAPNIYFYTARMGDEVLGTGALMVKANYGEVKSMFVSESARGKGVAAALLRQIEDTARDEGLSMLKLETGNVLHPAHRLYARHGFMECGVFGDYVTAKSSIFMEKAL, encoded by the coding sequence ATGATCATCGTCGCGCAAACAGACCCGCATCACCCACAGGCGACCGCTTTGCTCAAGCAAAGCCACGCCCTGATGCAGAGCCTGTTTGCGCCCGAGGATAACTTTTACCTCGATATCGACGATCTGATGGCACCGAATATTTATTTCTACACCGCGCGGATGGGTGACGAGGTTTTGGGAACTGGCGCGCTGATGGTGAAAGCCAACTATGGTGAGGTCAAATCAATGTTCGTATCCGAATCCGCGCGGGGCAAAGGCGTCGCCGCCGCACTTCTGCGCCAGATTGAGGACACCGCCCGCGACGAAGGCCTCTCTATGCTCAAATTGGAAACCGGTAATGTGCTGCACCCCGCACACAGGCTCTATGCGCGGCACGGATTTATGGAATGTGGTGTCTTTGGCGACTACGTGACCGCCAAAAGCTCAATCTTCATGGAGAAAGCGCTGTGA
- a CDS encoding YrbL family protein, producing MHHVIKLSDSDHIASGGERDVYQHPSDPTKLLKVLRNIENQRIRFTFRDISTWLFPDARLRLIRKEYDEYLRIRLRYPAPQMRLPITHLYGLAPTNRGLACVAERVSGAQGGVGETMRTLIQEGRFTENELGLFNVFVKQIYTLGIRAGDLKPHNLVFGYRDAGYECVLVDGFGDVHALPVRSIGRWANAIGLHDSFKIIAKRTGLRWDRNKRSFQLAAGE from the coding sequence ATGCATCATGTAATCAAACTGAGCGACAGCGACCACATCGCCAGTGGCGGTGAACGTGATGTCTATCAGCACCCTTCCGATCCCACTAAACTTCTCAAAGTGCTGCGCAACATCGAAAACCAGCGCATACGCTTTACGTTTCGCGACATTTCCACATGGCTTTTCCCTGACGCGCGCCTGCGCCTGATCCGCAAAGAATACGATGAATACTTGCGCATTCGCTTGCGTTATCCGGCACCGCAAATGCGTCTGCCGATTACCCACCTTTATGGTCTGGCACCGACAAACCGCGGCTTGGCCTGCGTTGCAGAGCGCGTCTCTGGTGCGCAAGGCGGGGTGGGTGAGACCATGAGGACGTTGATACAGGAAGGCAGGTTCACAGAGAATGAGCTTGGTCTTTTCAATGTGTTTGTGAAACAGATCTATACGCTGGGTATCCGCGCCGGTGATCTCAAACCCCATAACCTCGTTTTCGGTTATCGCGATGCCGGATATGAATGTGTGTTGGTCGACGGGTTTGGCGACGTGCACGCTCTGCCAGTCCGCTCGATAGGTCGCTGGGCAAATGCAATAGGGCTCCACGATAGCTTCAAGATCATAGCAAAGCGCACCGGTTTGAGATGGGATCGCAATAAACGCAGTTTCCAACTGGCAGCGGGTGAATGA
- a CDS encoding Lin0512 family protein: MPKHRVLTEFGMGTSLRRQDYTQAARRGLQDALWHNSINMAELFGFPKEAMLIDVVIGVQHPDLVDTESLKDIFPYGQPTITVHHGGLDIPRPDGKPTVIANVAINVSFEMERA, translated from the coding sequence ATGCCCAAACACCGCGTCCTGACTGAATTTGGCATGGGCACCAGCCTGCGCCGCCAAGATTACACTCAAGCCGCCAGACGGGGTCTCCAAGACGCGCTTTGGCACAATTCAATCAACATGGCCGAACTCTTTGGCTTTCCCAAAGAAGCAATGCTGATTGACGTTGTCATCGGCGTTCAACACCCCGATCTGGTCGATACCGAAAGCCTGAAAGATATCTTTCCCTACGGCCAGCCCACCATCACCGTTCACCACGGAGGCCTTGATATCCCCCGCCCCGACGGCAAACCTACGGTAATCGCCAATGTGGCGATCAACGTGTCATTCGAGATGGAGCGCGCCTGA
- the bluB gene encoding 5,6-dimethylbenzimidazole synthase, with protein sequence MELTQAHRDALQDILLWRRDVRHFLPDPVPQKVLERLRKAMDFAPSVGNARPWRVLHVKSPDLRAAVVRNFEAANAQAAELYQDDQRAAYTALKLAGLREAPVHLAIFTETDPEAGHGLGRQTMPEMLSYSTVAAVHTLWLAARAENLGIGWVSILDPEAVAQTLQVPDNWHLTAYLCLGKAAADDDTPLLHRNAWQTNAETIWQDV encoded by the coding sequence ATGGAACTGACCCAAGCCCATCGTGACGCTTTGCAGGATATCCTGCTGTGGCGGCGTGATGTGCGCCACTTCCTCCCCGATCCAGTCCCCCAAAAGGTGCTGGAGAGATTGCGCAAAGCGATGGATTTTGCCCCTTCTGTCGGAAACGCACGGCCTTGGCGGGTGTTGCATGTCAAGTCGCCCGATCTGCGCGCCGCAGTGGTGCGCAATTTCGAGGCTGCGAATGCACAGGCGGCAGAACTTTACCAAGACGATCAGCGGGCCGCCTATACCGCCTTGAAACTCGCGGGGCTACGCGAGGCGCCGGTGCATCTTGCCATCTTTACTGAAACAGACCCGGAGGCAGGGCATGGTCTGGGGCGGCAAACAATGCCCGAAATGCTTAGCTATTCCACGGTCGCGGCCGTCCATACCCTTTGGCTTGCGGCGCGCGCCGAAAACCTCGGTATCGGGTGGGTGTCGATCCTTGATCCAGAGGCCGTGGCACAGACCTTGCAAGTGCCCGACAACTGGCATTTGACCGCCTATCTTTGCCTTGGCAAAGCGGCTGCGGACGATGACACGCCACTACTGCATCGCAACGCGTGGCAAACGAATGCAGAAACCATCTGGCAGGATGTCTAG
- a CDS encoding thiamine pyrophosphate-binding protein, producing MIRHGGKILSDQLVKLGVERVFSVPGESFLAALDGLYDSGIPNIVCRQEGGAAMMAEAYGKMTAKPGVCFVTRGPGATNASAGIHIAMQDSTPMVLFVGQIDNRQTDRETFQEVDYKSVFGGLAKWVAQVNDTDRLPEYIGRAFRVAMSGRPGPVVLALPENMLSASADVPDLHIPEVISNPLSDSTAQTILHALAQADRPLVVVGGPHWSTQAQTDLQAFAERQNVPVAVAFRRQDYIDNHHANYAGDLNVGMNPKLAQRLRDADTLILLGTRFGDIETQGYTLVDPANPGKRIVHVHADPDELGRVYTPDIAINATAPAVLRQLANAEHAGEWASWTAAARADYESWLKPQQSPGDLKQEDVIKWLSEHLPDDATVTNGAGNYAAWLHRYFVYKQHGTQLAPTSGSMGYGFPAAISASLAYPDRTVVCLAGDGCFQMTCNEMSTAVQHGAKPIVVVMNNGRYGTIRMHQEKTYPGRVSGTALANPDFAALARAYGGHGEKVTRSEDFAEAFARAQAAGTVAVIECQVDEEALTTASTLTAVRAAAQKA from the coding sequence ATGATCCGGCACGGCGGAAAAATACTGAGCGATCAACTTGTTAAACTCGGAGTGGAGCGCGTTTTTTCCGTGCCGGGCGAAAGCTTTCTCGCCGCCCTCGATGGCCTTTATGACAGCGGTATTCCCAACATTGTCTGCCGTCAGGAAGGCGGTGCCGCTATGATGGCAGAAGCTTATGGAAAAATGACCGCAAAGCCTGGCGTCTGTTTCGTGACCCGCGGACCGGGGGCGACCAATGCCTCTGCGGGTATACATATCGCGATGCAGGATAGTACGCCGATGGTTCTTTTCGTAGGGCAGATCGACAACCGTCAGACCGATCGTGAGACATTTCAAGAGGTTGATTATAAATCGGTTTTCGGTGGTCTGGCGAAATGGGTCGCCCAGGTGAACGACACGGACCGCCTGCCCGAATATATCGGACGCGCCTTTCGGGTGGCCATGTCCGGCCGCCCCGGTCCTGTGGTGCTGGCCTTGCCCGAAAACATGCTCAGCGCCAGCGCAGATGTCCCCGATTTGCACATCCCCGAGGTCATTTCAAACCCGCTCTCTGACAGCACAGCCCAAACAATCCTGCACGCATTGGCCCAGGCTGATCGCCCGCTGGTCGTCGTCGGCGGCCCGCACTGGTCAACACAGGCCCAAACCGATTTGCAGGCCTTCGCCGAGCGCCAGAACGTGCCTGTGGCCGTGGCCTTCCGGCGTCAGGATTATATCGACAATCACCATGCCAATTACGCCGGTGATCTGAACGTCGGAATGAACCCAAAGCTTGCCCAGCGTCTACGTGACGCCGATACTTTGATCCTTCTGGGCACGCGGTTTGGTGACATTGAAACCCAAGGCTACACGCTGGTTGATCCCGCCAATCCGGGCAAGCGGATCGTGCATGTCCATGCGGACCCAGACGAATTGGGGCGTGTCTATACTCCGGACATCGCTATCAATGCGACGGCCCCTGCGGTCCTGCGCCAGCTGGCGAACGCCGAACATGCCGGTGAGTGGGCCAGCTGGACGGCTGCGGCGCGGGCTGACTATGAAAGCTGGCTCAAACCGCAGCAGAGCCCGGGTGATCTGAAGCAGGAAGACGTGATAAAATGGCTGTCCGAGCATTTGCCGGATGATGCCACGGTTACGAACGGGGCCGGAAACTACGCCGCGTGGTTGCATCGCTATTTTGTTTATAAACAACACGGAACGCAACTTGCGCCAACGTCCGGTTCCATGGGCTACGGTTTTCCGGCGGCTATTTCCGCGTCTTTGGCGTACCCTGATCGCACCGTGGTTTGCTTGGCGGGTGATGGCTGTTTCCAGATGACGTGTAACGAGATGTCGACCGCCGTCCAGCATGGCGCAAAACCTATCGTCGTAGTGATGAACAATGGCCGCTACGGCACGATCCGGATGCATCAGGAAAAGACCTATCCGGGGCGGGTGTCTGGCACGGCACTGGCCAATCCCGATTTCGCAGCCCTCGCGCGGGCCTATGGCGGGCATGGTGAGAAGGTCACGCGATCCGAGGATTTCGCCGAAGCCTTCGCGCGCGCGCAAGCGGCAGGCACAGTTGCGGTGATTGAATGTCAGGTCGATGAGGAAGCACTGACAACAGCCTCAACGCTCACCGCGGTGCGGGCGGCTGCGCAGAAGGCCTAG